The sequence GCGCTGGTGCTGGTGGGGCTGGGCGTGGTGGCGTTCGGCCTGACGCGGCCCCTCCCGGCAGGCGCGGCGCGGCTGGAGGGCCTGGAGCGGCGGATCGTGTCGTGGTCGCGCGTGACGCCCCGCTCGGGCCTGGGCGCGTGGCTGGCGTGGGAGGGGGCGGTGTGGGCGCACCTGCTGGGGCGGTCGCGCGGGCCGCGTGGCACGGCGTTCCGGTCGTCCACGGGGGCGGGCGCAGAGTTCACGCTGCTGATCTTCCTGAGCGTCCTGGAGGCCGTGCCGGTGCATTTCATGCTGGCGGCGCGGGATGAGCGGGCGGCGCTGGTGTATCTGCTCGTGAACGTGCTGGGCGTGCTGTGGTGCGCGGGACAGCTGCGGTCCCTGCGGGCGCGGGGCGTGGTGCTGGGCGAGCGGCTGCACCTGAACGCGGGCCTGCTCTGGACGGGCAGCGTGGCCCTGGGTGACATCGCGCAGGTGCAGGCGGGCGCACCCAGTGAGGCGGGCGTGCTGCCCCTGCACCGTCAGGCGCGGGCGAACGTGACACTGCGGTTCGCGCGGCCCATCACGTTGTACGGGTTCCTGGGGCGGCCACAGGTGGCAGGGGCGGTCAGTCTGAGCGTGGACGACCCCCGCGCCTTCATGGACGCCCTGGACGCCGCCCGCGCCGGGTTCAGGCCAGTCCCAGGCCCCGTGTGACGCTGGCCTGCGCGTCCTGTTCGGGGACTCTGGTCACGACCGCCTCGATCCGTCCGTCCGGGCCGGTCAGGATCAGGGTGGGGAAGGCGTGCACGCGGTACGGGCGGCGCAGGTGGCCGTCCGCGTCGAGGTGCAGCGCGTCTCCGTACGCGTGGGGGGGCAGGTCGCCGCGCCGCGCGTCGATCACGCGCAGGTCCAGCCCGTGCGTGTGCGCCAGCTGACCCAGGAACACGTCGAGCGTGTCGCACGCCACGCAGGCCTCGGTCTTGAAGGACAGCAGCGTGCGGCGCGTGACGTTCAGCGCGGCGGGCGGCGGCACGACCGCGCCCGGCTGGACGGTGCGCGCGGCGATCAGGCGGCCCAGCAGCGCCCCGAGCGGGCGGGGCAGGCGGATGCGGACGGGGGTGGGGGTGGGTCGCTGGGTCATGAAACCTCCTGGTGGATGCCCCCAGGTACGCGCCCGCCGCGGCGGGGTTCCCGAGTGGGCGTGACGGCCGCAGAAGGCCCCCGCCGCTCCGGGGTGCGGAGGTCGGCGGGGGGTGGGGGCGGACCGGCGTCGAGGCCGTGGTCGTGAGGGGTGCGCGGTGCCGGGTGAGGGGTGCAGGGTGCTGGGCGTGCCCGGTGGGGCCGGTCGGTCCGGCGACGCCGCCCCGGCGTCTTCAGGGGTGCAGCTTGTTCCCCGCTGCGGGGTAGGTCTCCGCCCGCGCGGCCGTCCCCGAGCGGCAGTGTGGGCCTACCCGGGCAGGTCCGTCAACCAGTTGGCCTGTTGCAGTTGCGTGTCCAGTTCGCGCCGCGCCTTGGCCAGGGTGTCCACCTGCGCCTGCAGGTCGCGGGCGGGCAGCGCGGAGAGGATGCGGACCTCGCTGTTGCTGTAGCGGGTGGGGCGTTCGCTGGCGGTGGCGGCGGCGCGGCGCAGGACCTTCAGGCGCAGGTCGAGCAGGTCGCGGCGGGTCAGGGCGTCCGTGAGCGTCTCCCCGCCGGGCAGCGTGGCGCTGAGGTTCGCGCGGTGAATGCGGGGCAGGAGGGCCTCCAGCTGCGCGGTGACGTCCATGAACTCGCGCAGCAGCGCCTGTGGGTCCTCGGCGGGCGCCTCGCCCTCCTGCACGAGGAGGTTCTTCACGAGGCGCTCCTCGAGCTGCGCGGCGCGTTTCTGGAGGTCGGCGCGGGTGATCAGGGCCTCGGCGAGTTTCATGCGTGCAGGGTAAGGGTAGACAGGGGAGAGGTGCAGAGGGAATTGGGATAAGGCTTTCTAAGCCACTCGGCGCACGGTCATTCCGGGCGGGGGCCGCTATGCTCCTCATTGAGATGTCGTTCGATGCCCGCGCCCTGTCCGCCCTTGATTTTCCTCGCGTCCTGTCTGCCCTGGCGGAGCGGAGTGCCACGACGCTGGGCGCCGAGCGTGCGCGGGCCCTGCGCCCGTCGGATGACGCGGGGCGGATCGCGCGGGAACTCGATGAGCTCGAGGACGCGCTGTTCGGCGTGAGCCTCAGCCTGGGCGGCATTCAGGACATCCGTGACCTGCATGCCCGCGCGGGCGAGGGTCGCGTGCTGGCCGGGCAGGAACTGCTGAACGCCGCGTACTCGCTGGACGGCGCGATGACCGTCAAGCGGGCCATCAACGCGAATTCGCGCGGGCCGCTGCGGGAACTCGCGGTGGACCTGGGGGATCACAGTGAACTGGTGCGGCGGGTGCTGTCCGCCCTGGACCGCGACGGCGGCGTCCGCGACGACGCCAGTCCGCGCCTGCGGGACCTGCGCAAGCGCATCGAGCCGCTGCGGGGGCGCATCCGCGAGCGGCTGGCGGCGACGCTGGACAAGTGGGCGGACGTGCTGCAGGAGCACATCGTCACGATCCGCCGCGACCGCTACGTGCTGCCGGTGCAGGCCAGTCGCGTGGGGCAGGTGCAGGGCATCATCGTGGACGCCTCGGCAACCGGGCAGACGTACTTCGTGGAACCGGCGGCGGTGACGCAGCTGAACAACGAACTGACCCGCCTGATCCTCGACGAGGAGGCCGAGGTGCGGCGCATCCTGACGGAACTGTCGGGCCTGCTCGCCTCCGACGCGGCGGTGCCGATGACGCTGGCCGTGATCGGCGAGCTGGACCTGATCGCCGCGAAGGCGCGACTGGCCCGCGACTGGCGCCTGAACCGCCCCGAGCAGGTCGAGGACGGCTCGTACGACCTGCGCGAGGTGCGCCACCCCCTGATCGAGAACCCGGTCGCGAACGACCTCGCGCTGGGCGACACGAAACTCCTGCTGATCACCGGGCCGAACATGGGCGGCAAGACCGCGACCATCAAGACGCTGGGCCTGGCGGTGCTGATGCACCAGTGCGGGATGTACGTCGCGGCGGCCAGTGCGCGGCTGCCGGTCGTGCGGGACGTGCTGGTGGACATCGGGGACGAGCAGAGTATCGAGGCGAGCCTGTCCACCTTCGCGTCTCACCTCAAGCACCTGCGGTACGTGCTGCGGCACGCCGCGCCGGACACCCTGGTCCTCGTGGACGAGCTGGGCAGCGGCACCGACCCGAACGAGGGCGCCGCACTCGCGCAGGCGCTGATCGAGTGCCTGCTGACGCAGGACGCGCGCGGCGTGATCACCTCACACCTCTCGCCCCTGAAGCTGTTCGCGCTGGAAACGCCGGGGCTGAAGAACGCCAGCATGGGCTTCGACGTGGACACCCTGGCCCCCACGTACGTCCTGCAGGTGGGCCAGCCGGGCCGGTCGTTCGCTCTTGCCATCGCGCAGCGCATGGGCCTCCCCGCCGACGTGCTGCGCCGCGCCGAGGACCTCCTCGGACCCGACGCGGGCCTGATGGAACGCATGCTGGAAGGCCTGGAACGCGAACGGACCGACCTGCGCGCCCAGCTGGACGCCACCGCAGCTGCCAGACGCGACGCGGAGGCCGAACTGGGCCGAGTCCGCCAGGAGCGCGAGACCCTCGAGGCCCGCCGGAACGAGATGCTCGCCGAGGCCAGCCAGAAGGCCGAGTCGCTGTACGCCGACGCCGTCGAGCGCGTGCGGACGCTGCGGGCCCGCGCGCAGGAGGACAGCGCCCGCCCGCGCGTCATGCAGGAACTCCGCGAACTGCGCGTTGCCGCGCAGAAGACCCGCCCCGCCCCCGCCCCGCGCGAGGACCGCGGTGATCCCATCCGGGTGGGCAGCAGCGTGGACGTCCCCGCGTACAACGCCACCGGGCAGGTGCTGGAACTGCGCGGCGATGATCTGGTCGTGCAGCTGGGCGTCATGAAGGTCGGCGTGAAACGCCGCGACGTGCGCCTCAAGCAGGAAGCCAAACCTCAGGCTCCCAAGACGCGCGGCCCGCGCTTCACGGGTACCGCGCCCACCGCGTCCCTGAAGGAACTCCAGCTGCGCGGCATGGGCGTCGAGGAGGCCGTCGAGGAACTCCGCACCGCCATCCTCGAGGCGCACGCCCTGAAGGAAACCCCCCTTCGCGTCGTGCACGGCAAGGGCCAGGGCGTCCTGCGCCGCCTGCTGCGTGATTACCTGAAGAACGACAAGAAGGTCGAGTCCTTCCACGACGCCGAACCCAACCAGGGCGGACACGGCGTGACCATCGTGAACATCCGCCGCTGACCGAGGCGAACTCATGAGGGGAGCTTTGACGACCCTCAGGGTTCACCGTCAGGATAGGCAGGTGCGATTTCCTGCTCCTGCTCTCCTGACGGCCACGCTCACCGCAGCTGGCCTCGCCCTGACCGGCCTCGCCTCCGCCCAGACCGCCCCCGCTGGCGGCTTCCAGCTGCCTCCCGACTACTTCGGACGGTTCGGCAGCACCCAGCTGGTCGCCAGCACCACCGAGGGTTTCGGCGTGCGTTACCTGCCGCTGCCCCTCAAGGCCGATCTGCGGCTGACGCTCGTGAAGGCCCCCACGTACACGGATTACGGCCTCAGCGCCCAGCTGGGCAGCCTGTACGCCGCCGCCGGGGTGTTCTACAACGTGCCCCGGGCCGAACTGACGAACGCCCCCGCCAGCGGCCTGCAGTGGAGCGGCGTGGTGCAGGGCGGCGCGTCGCACAGCCGGTTCAGCGTCGGGTACGCCACGCAGGTGGACGGCGGCAAGGTGCGGTTCCTGAACAACGTCGGCGTGGCCCAGCAGGGCGGCGTCACCGCGCCCTACACCCAGTCCGAGGTCAGTGCCGGATACGGCAAGGCGTTCGACAAGGTCAACACCGCCGTGTACTCCACTGCGCGCATGTACGCCTTCCCGGTGCAGGGCAAGGCGCAGGGCAGCCTGGACGTGACCCTGGCGCTGAACGCCCCGCTCGCGCAGGGCCTCACGCTGGACGCCTCGCACTTCGAGCGCTTCACGGTCGGCGCGGTCGCCATCCCGGACTTCGGACTGGGGCGCTACGAGGCCAGCGCCGCGACCTTCACCTACCGCGTGCCGGGCCAGGCGGGCTTCGGCGTGGGCGCCGTTCGCAGCCGCACCTACCGGGACTGGACGAACCGCGTGACGACCACGGACGGCGACCTGCTGCTGAACGTGGGCCTGCCGGTGCTGCTGGGCGGCAGCGTCGGCTACGAGTGGCACGACGCGGCGCCCACCGCCAACCGCTGGCGCTTCGGCGTGTCCACGCTGCCCCGCTGATCCTCCCGTCTGGCGGGTCTGGGTCGGGTGGACAGGGGCCGACCCTGACCGCCCGGTGGGATGGTACCTTCCCGGCGTGACTGCCCGCACTCCTGCCGCCCCGCCGCCGCTCTCGTGGACGCTGCTGGCGGTGGGCGTGGCGGCGTTCTTCACGCTGGGCGTGATCCAGGCGATGTACGGCCCGGCGTTCGGTCTGTTCCAGGCGCGGTTCGGGATCACGACGGCAGCGGTGGGCCTGATCGCCAGCGCGCACTTCCTGGGGTCGGCGGTCGCGCCGCCCCTGATGGGCCTGCTGCTGCGCCGGGTGAGCGTGCGGGCCGGAGTGTCGTGGAGTCTGCTGCTGCTGGCGCTGGGCGTGACGGGCGTCGTGCTGGCCCCCGCGTGGCCGCTGGCGGTCGGCAGTGCGTTCCTGGGGGGCTTCGGGCTGGGCGGCGTGAGTGCCTGCCTGAACGCCGCGTACGCGAGCGTGGGGTCGCGCGCCGTGAACCTCGTGAACGCAGTGTTCGGGGTGGGCAGCATGCTCGCGCCGCTGCTCGTGTCGGGCCTGGGCCGCGCGGACGGCACGCCGGGCGGACTGGCGGGCCCGTTCCTGACGGTCGCGGCGCTGGCAGCCGTGACGTTCGTGGTGGGCCGCGTGTGGGGCGTGCCGGGCATCCACGCGCCCGCCCGCGCGGCGGACGCCCCGGCCCCCGCGCGGCCCGCCGTGCAGGCGGCGCTGTTCGCGGCGCTGATCGTGTGCTACGTGGGCCTGGAGGCCGGGTACGGCGCGTGGGCGGCCCGCTACCTGACCGAGCTGGAGTTGCCGGGCGCGGCGCTGGTCCTGAGTGCCTTCTGGGGCGCGCTGACGGTC comes from Deinococcus sedimenti and encodes:
- a CDS encoding DIP1984 family protein, which encodes MKLAEALITRADLQKRAAQLEERLVKNLLVQEGEAPAEDPQALLREFMDVTAQLEALLPRIHRANLSATLPGGETLTDALTRRDLLDLRLKVLRRAAATASERPTRYSNSEVRILSALPARDLQAQVDTLAKARRELDTQLQQANWLTDLPG
- a CDS encoding endonuclease MutS2, whose protein sequence is MSFDARALSALDFPRVLSALAERSATTLGAERARALRPSDDAGRIARELDELEDALFGVSLSLGGIQDIRDLHARAGEGRVLAGQELLNAAYSLDGAMTVKRAINANSRGPLRELAVDLGDHSELVRRVLSALDRDGGVRDDASPRLRDLRKRIEPLRGRIRERLAATLDKWADVLQEHIVTIRRDRYVLPVQASRVGQVQGIIVDASATGQTYFVEPAAVTQLNNELTRLILDEEAEVRRILTELSGLLASDAAVPMTLAVIGELDLIAAKARLARDWRLNRPEQVEDGSYDLREVRHPLIENPVANDLALGDTKLLLITGPNMGGKTATIKTLGLAVLMHQCGMYVAAASARLPVVRDVLVDIGDEQSIEASLSTFASHLKHLRYVLRHAAPDTLVLVDELGSGTDPNEGAALAQALIECLLTQDARGVITSHLSPLKLFALETPGLKNASMGFDVDTLAPTYVLQVGQPGRSFALAIAQRMGLPADVLRRAEDLLGPDAGLMERMLEGLERERTDLRAQLDATAAARRDAEAELGRVRQERETLEARRNEMLAEASQKAESLYADAVERVRTLRARAQEDSARPRVMQELRELRVAAQKTRPAPAPREDRGDPIRVGSSVDVPAYNATGQVLELRGDDLVVQLGVMKVGVKRRDVRLKQEAKPQAPKTRGPRFTGTAPTASLKELQLRGMGVEEAVEELRTAILEAHALKETPLRVVHGKGQGVLRRLLRDYLKNDKKVESFHDAEPNQGGHGVTIVNIRR
- a CDS encoding MFS transporter is translated as MTARTPAAPPPLSWTLLAVGVAAFFTLGVIQAMYGPAFGLFQARFGITTAAVGLIASAHFLGSAVAPPLMGLLLRRVSVRAGVSWSLLLLALGVTGVVLAPAWPLAVGSAFLGGFGLGGVSACLNAAYASVGSRAVNLVNAVFGVGSMLAPLLVSGLGRADGTPGGLAGPFLTVAALAAVTFVVGRVWGVPGIHAPARAADAPAPARPAVQAALFAALIVCYVGLEAGYGAWAARYLTELELPGAALVLSAFWGALTVGRVLTGVFAGRVGAPRVVLACGAALIVLALALRVPALAPAAVILSGLVLAPVFGTTLAWLSQVLSARLVPLLLVAGSLGGVLSPWLLGQLFARFGAGAVPVTLAALAALMVGFTALARRGARRLV